In Musa acuminata AAA Group cultivar baxijiao chromosome BXJ3-11, Cavendish_Baxijiao_AAA, whole genome shotgun sequence, one DNA window encodes the following:
- the LOC135653087 gene encoding uncharacterized protein LOC135653087 isoform X2 has protein sequence MEPIHVIDSRAKRLTQDREKRVFRVRPQPQSMEEGSSLAASCPGRSNGGGEGRTGIIDLRPPGSSPAVDLTDRVHLLPCSIKHDGPCPVSHYFKPKQTDVVVDDLCLKEAFFRGRKLQGVTVPLPPGYRGYVLDKSSESGKRSETSEGGFNRWLSRAEFGNLTYWNHDSLPSPDDPLIRCFHWFSVSNALHKPVTQAELDSAMSVQGRND, from the exons ATGGAGCCCATTCATG TCATCGACAGCCGCGCCAAACGTTTGACGCAGGACCGCGAAAAAAGGGTCTTTAGGGTTCGTCCCCAGCCACAATCCATGGAGGAAGGCAGCAGTCTCGCGGCTTCTTGTCCGGGTAGGAGCAACGGCGGCGGCGAGGGGAGAACCGGGATCATCGATCTCCGCCCTCCTGGTTCATCCCCGGCCGTTGATCTCACCGATCGAGTCCACCTCCTCCCCTGTTCCATCAAGCACGATGGCCCCTGCCCCGTCTCCCACTACTTCAAGCCCAAGCAGACAG ATGTGGTAGTGGATGATCTGTGCTTGAAAGAAGCCTTCTTTAGAGGGAGGAAGTTGCAGGGCGTCACCGTTCCCCTACCCCCAGGATATCGAG GTTACGTTTTGGACAAGAGTTCGGAGAGTGGGAAGAGATCGGAAACTTCGGAAGGGGGATTCAACCGGTGGTTGTCCCGTGCTGAGTTTGGGAACTTAACCTATTGGAATCATGACAGCCTGCCTTCACCAGACGATCCGCTCATACGGTGCTTCCATTGGTTTTCTGTTTCTAATGCC tTGCACAAGCCAGTCACCCAAGCAGAGTTGGATTCGGCAATGTCTGTTCAAGGAAGAAATGATTGA
- the LOC135653086 gene encoding phosphatase IMPL1, chloroplastic-like — protein sequence MGRAVLSSSLVSLRPRIPAVPNPFLPNSMPNNALRFPSKISRGSRTRAAAVSESPTGRLFPRVAAESTGPIPAAELLKVVETAARTGAEVVMEAVNKPRNINYKGITDLVTDTDKLSESVILEVVKKNFKDHLILGEEGGLIGDSLSEYLWCIDPLDGTTNFAHGYPSFAVSVGVLFRGKPAAASVVEFVGGPMCWNTRTFCASSGGGAFCNGQKIHVSQTDQVERSLLVTGFGYEHDDAWATNINLFKEFTDISRGVRRLGAAAVDMSHVALGIVEAYWEYRLKPWDMAAGVLMVEEAGGVVTRMDGGKFSVFDRSVLVSNGIVHEKLLERIGPATEELKKKGIDFSLWFKPENYSTDS from the exons ATGGGTCGAGCcgttctctcttcctctctcgtCTCCCTGAGACCAAGGATTCCCGCGGTACCCAATCCTTTTTTACCCAATTCGATGCCCAACAACGCCCTGCGGTTTCCCTCGAAGATTTCGCGGGGATCCCGAACCCGCGCGGCGGCGGTCTCCGAATCCCCCACCGGGAGGTTGTTCCCGAGGGTTGCAGCCGAGTCCACGGGGCCGATCCCCGCGGCGGAGCTGCTGAAGGTCGTGGAGACGGCTGCGAGGACCGGCGCCGAG GTTGTGATGGAAGCTGTTAATAAGCCTCGCAACATTAATTACAAAGGAATCACAGATTTGGTGACGGA CACTGATAAATTGAGTGAATCAGTAATTCTGGAGGTAGTGAAAAAGAACTTTAAAGATCATCTTATACTTGGTGAGGAAGGTGGCCTTATTGGGGATTCATTGTCAGAGTATCTCTGGTGCATTGATCCTTTAG ATGGAACGACAAACTTTGCTCATGGTTACCCAAGCTTTGCTGTATCAGTGGGAGTACTGTTCCGTGGAAAGCCAGCTGCTGCATCTGTG GTTGAGTTTGTTGGTGGGCCTATGTGTTGGAATACTCGCACATTTTGTGCATCTTCTG GTGGTGGAGCCTTTTGCAATGGACAAAAGATTCATGTTAGTCAGACTGATCAG GTGGAACGCTCTCTTCTGGTAACAGGGTTTGGATATGAACATGATGATGCCTGGGCAACCAACATTAACCTGTTCAAAGAATTTACTGACATTAGCAGG GGTGTAAGAAGACTTGGTGCCGCTGCTGTTGACATGTCTCATGTTGCTCTTGGAATCGTCGAAGCCTACTGGGAATATCGTCTCAAGCCATGGGACATGGCTGCTGGTGTCCTG ATGGTTGAAGAAGCTGGTGGAGTTGTGACGCGAATGGATGGTGGAAAGTTCAGTGTCTTTGATCGTTCTGTTCTAGTATCCAATGGTATTGTTCATGAAAAG CTGCTGGAGCGGATTGGCCCTGCAACTGAAGAGCTAAAGAAGAAAGGGATCGACTTTTCGTTATGGTTTAAGCCAGAAAACTACAGTACTGATTCTTGA
- the LOC135653087 gene encoding uncharacterized protein LOC135653087 isoform X1, whose translation MEDDEKIHTSHCIIDSRAKRLTQDREKRVFRVRPQPQSMEEGSSLAASCPGRSNGGGEGRTGIIDLRPPGSSPAVDLTDRVHLLPCSIKHDGPCPVSHYFKPKQTDVVVDDLCLKEAFFRGRKLQGVTVPLPPGYRGYVLDKSSESGKRSETSEGGFNRWLSRAEFGNLTYWNHDSLPSPDDPLIRCFHWFSVSNALHKPVTQAELDSAMSVQGRND comes from the exons ATGGAGGACGACGAAAAGATCCATACTAGTCACTGCA TCATCGACAGCCGCGCCAAACGTTTGACGCAGGACCGCGAAAAAAGGGTCTTTAGGGTTCGTCCCCAGCCACAATCCATGGAGGAAGGCAGCAGTCTCGCGGCTTCTTGTCCGGGTAGGAGCAACGGCGGCGGCGAGGGGAGAACCGGGATCATCGATCTCCGCCCTCCTGGTTCATCCCCGGCCGTTGATCTCACCGATCGAGTCCACCTCCTCCCCTGTTCCATCAAGCACGATGGCCCCTGCCCCGTCTCCCACTACTTCAAGCCCAAGCAGACAG ATGTGGTAGTGGATGATCTGTGCTTGAAAGAAGCCTTCTTTAGAGGGAGGAAGTTGCAGGGCGTCACCGTTCCCCTACCCCCAGGATATCGAG GTTACGTTTTGGACAAGAGTTCGGAGAGTGGGAAGAGATCGGAAACTTCGGAAGGGGGATTCAACCGGTGGTTGTCCCGTGCTGAGTTTGGGAACTTAACCTATTGGAATCATGACAGCCTGCCTTCACCAGACGATCCGCTCATACGGTGCTTCCATTGGTTTTCTGTTTCTAATGCC tTGCACAAGCCAGTCACCCAAGCAGAGTTGGATTCGGCAATGTCTGTTCAAGGAAGAAATGATTGA
- the LOC135585372 gene encoding nuclear transcription factor Y subunit C-4-like isoform X2, whose translation MEQPPQRSQPLTGIVSGAAQRAYAAPTYQPAAMVTGAQAVTGAMPHLTQLTSAYPINPVNLASPHQLVYQQVQQFQHQQQQQLQAFWANQMSEIEQATDFKNHSLPLARVKKIMKADEDVHMISADAPVVFAKACEMFILELTLRSWIHTEENKRRTLLKNDIAAAISGTDIFDFLVDIVPRDELNGDGLGLARAGAPAESIPYYYLPASQMTGSGMNTGKPIGQTTRSVAYMWQQPQAQQLPLQHLRQATDGE comes from the coding sequence ATGGAACAGCCACCTCAACGATCTCAGCCTCTGACCGGAATTGTTTCTGGTGCCGCCCAAAGAGCATATGCTGCTCCTACCTACCAGCCAGCTGCAATGGTTACTGGAGCTCAAGCAGTAACAGGAGCCATGCCTCACCTGACACAACTTACCTCAGCATATCCTATTAACCCAGTCAATCTTGCAAGCCCGCATCAGCTTGTTTACCAGCAGGTCCAACAGTTCCAGCATCAGCAACAGCAACAACTCCAAGCCTTTTGGGCCAACCAGATGTCAGAGATAGAACAAGCCACTGATTTCAAGAACCACAGCCTACCGCTCGCCCGGGTAAAAAAGATCATGAAGGCTGATGAGGATGTTCATATGATATCAGCCGATGCCCCTGTAGTATTTGCCAAGGCATGCGAAATGTTTATACTGGAACTGACACTCAGGTCATGGATCCACACCGAGGAGAACAAGAGGAGAACGCTGCTGAAGAATGATATAGCTGCTGCTATATCCGGGACTGACATATTTGACTTCTTGGTCGATATAGTTCCGAGGGATGAGTTAAATGGTGACGGCCTTGGGCTTGCGAGAGCCGGAGCTCCTGCCGAGTCAATTCCTTATTACTATCTACCGGCATCACAGATGACAGGTTCTGGAATGAATACGGGAAAGCCTATAGGTCAAACGACTCGTTCAGTGGCTTATATGTGGCAGCAGCCTCAGGCACAACAGTTGCCGCTGCAGCATCTCCGGCAGGCAACCGATGGTGAGTGA
- the LOC135653087 gene encoding uncharacterized protein LOC135653087 isoform X3, whose protein sequence is MDREKRVFRVRPQPQSMEEGSSLAASCPGRSNGGGEGRTGIIDLRPPGSSPAVDLTDRVHLLPCSIKHDGPCPVSHYFKPKQTDVVVDDLCLKEAFFRGRKLQGVTVPLPPGYRGYVLDKSSESGKRSETSEGGFNRWLSRAEFGNLTYWNHDSLPSPDDPLIRCFHWFSVSNALHKPVTQAELDSAMSVQGRND, encoded by the exons ATG GACCGCGAAAAAAGGGTCTTTAGGGTTCGTCCCCAGCCACAATCCATGGAGGAAGGCAGCAGTCTCGCGGCTTCTTGTCCGGGTAGGAGCAACGGCGGCGGCGAGGGGAGAACCGGGATCATCGATCTCCGCCCTCCTGGTTCATCCCCGGCCGTTGATCTCACCGATCGAGTCCACCTCCTCCCCTGTTCCATCAAGCACGATGGCCCCTGCCCCGTCTCCCACTACTTCAAGCCCAAGCAGACAG ATGTGGTAGTGGATGATCTGTGCTTGAAAGAAGCCTTCTTTAGAGGGAGGAAGTTGCAGGGCGTCACCGTTCCCCTACCCCCAGGATATCGAG GTTACGTTTTGGACAAGAGTTCGGAGAGTGGGAAGAGATCGGAAACTTCGGAAGGGGGATTCAACCGGTGGTTGTCCCGTGCTGAGTTTGGGAACTTAACCTATTGGAATCATGACAGCCTGCCTTCACCAGACGATCCGCTCATACGGTGCTTCCATTGGTTTTCTGTTTCTAATGCC tTGCACAAGCCAGTCACCCAAGCAGAGTTGGATTCGGCAATGTCTGTTCAAGGAAGAAATGATTGA
- the LOC135585372 gene encoding nuclear transcription factor Y subunit C-4-like isoform X1 → MWLFSCIWSSVYVQLNTIAAKTVKSTLAMEQPPQRSQPLTGIVSGAAQRAYAAPTYQPAAMVTGAQAVTGAMPHLTQLTSAYPINPVNLASPHQLVYQQVQQFQHQQQQQLQAFWANQMSEIEQATDFKNHSLPLARVKKIMKADEDVHMISADAPVVFAKACEMFILELTLRSWIHTEENKRRTLLKNDIAAAISGTDIFDFLVDIVPRDELNGDGLGLARAGAPAESIPYYYLPASQMTGSGMNTGKPIGQTTRSVAYMWQQPQAQQLPLQHLRQATDGE, encoded by the exons ATGTGGTTGTTCAGTTGTATTTGGTCATCAGT TTATGTTCAGCTCAATACTATAGCAGCCAAAACAGTGAAGAGCACTTTGGCCATGGAACAGCCACCTCAACGATCTCAGCCTCTGACCGGAATTGTTTCTGGTGCCGCCCAAAGAGCATATGCTGCTCCTACCTACCAGCCAGCTGCAATGGTTACTGGAGCTCAAGCAGTAACAGGAGCCATGCCTCACCTGACACAACTTACCTCAGCATATCCTATTAACCCAGTCAATCTTGCAAGCCCGCATCAGCTTGTTTACCAGCAGGTCCAACAGTTCCAGCATCAGCAACAGCAACAACTCCAAGCCTTTTGGGCCAACCAGATGTCAGAGATAGAACAAGCCACTGATTTCAAGAACCACAGCCTACCGCTCGCCCGGGTAAAAAAGATCATGAAGGCTGATGAGGATGTTCATATGATATCAGCCGATGCCCCTGTAGTATTTGCCAAGGCATGCGAAATGTTTATACTGGAACTGACACTCAGGTCATGGATCCACACCGAGGAGAACAAGAGGAGAACGCTGCTGAAGAATGATATAGCTGCTGCTATATCCGGGACTGACATATTTGACTTCTTGGTCGATATAGTTCCGAGGGATGAGTTAAATGGTGACGGCCTTGGGCTTGCGAGAGCCGGAGCTCCTGCCGAGTCAATTCCTTATTACTATCTACCGGCATCACAGATGACAGGTTCTGGAATGAATACGGGAAAGCCTATAGGTCAAACGACTCGTTCAGTGGCTTATATGTGGCAGCAGCCTCAGGCACAACAGTTGCCGCTGCAGCATCTCCGGCAGGCAACCGATGGTGAGTGA